The genomic region gttttttacttactTATGGATTTGCTATTTACTTTAGTTTGGTTACATACATTTTCcaatttacatttcttttattattaaataaaattgatttacagGGTTCAAGGGACAATTCAATCTGATTGAACTTAAAATTAGTATTTAAGTCTATGTTTACCATCttcatgaaaaatcaaaataaaaaaaaaactttgacacctaaatataaatgtttccCTTTGTTGGTATTAGATGTCGTAGACAACCTTAACAGTTTGGCATAAAATTTGTCGAAGTAACATTAAAATCATGGTGGTTGCCAAATACATTAAACGTTTTGGACATTAGGATAATCGGTGCATTATTCGCATATACCGTACTTGAATTTGGAATTCTAATTGCATCTCTGAATCTAAGGGCCCGCTCTGACGCAGAAATATTTAGTTTTTCTAATATCTTTGGAGCGTCAATTTCACTATTCCACTACGAACGGAATGTAATTCAAATATTATAAAGTTTTACTTTATAAGATTCCACGCGTGAGTTGATGAAGACAGCCTCAGAGACAAAAACACACTATTAACATGACACGACTTTAGCTTTTGCTTTTGTGCATGCAACAAACGTATGATTTTTCTTGCGCGCAAACCCCCATTTAATGATGCAGTATAATTGCATCAAATGAACTCATGTTTGCGCACCATAGGAGGATACGTTTCCGCACAATTcaccgtttgtttgtgtgatttCTGCCGGTTTCGCTACCGGATTTCGTAATTATGACTAAatgcagcagcggcagcagcaacacacgAACGCCAACCTCACGTGGACGAACCCCGAAGGGCAAAACCGGTGGGACTGCGACGAAGGGCTCCAAACATAATTTATAAACTGCCATTCACGGCACGCTGCCACTTCCCCGCTGGCTGTGCCCTTCCTTCTCCCAACTCATTCATTGCTAGTGTGTAAACCGTTTTGTTAACGCGTGTGCGCTTGTCATCGTGGAATGAACCCATTACTCAACGCCAGCCACGAATCATAAGTTATTCTCCGCGCTCCAGGTTGGCCCCGCAGATGCAATCCATTGCATTCCGTTTGTCAATTGTTCCCTACTATCCCACCGTTTCTACTGCTTCCCggattcatttcatttgcaacCCATGCAGGTGCAGGTTTTTGGAGGCAGaagaaaatttttattttttccgggACTATCAAATGTTGTGCGTAGCTGCAAAACATTGAAGGAAAGCATAAACGGAAGGGTAGAGTACCGTATCCCATACCAGAATCGTGTCAATCGATTACCAAATCTAGTCGCAAATGGCCGGAAACGCATCGAACGGGTTTACCAACCAAAAACCGGCGTTTAAATTTGTGTTACGCATACACTCTTGCCATCCCCTGGGGAGATGGATCATAGTGGTGGAGCATTGGGGTTTTTTATCGataggattgttttttgttgttgttcggctTTCCTTCCGTCTGTTAAACCAACCCCGTCCGGTTCCATGATCGATGATGCTCAAACACACCAAACATGTACGCAAAAACCCACTCGATGGCGCGGGTCCCGTTaagagagagggggaggggaaagaaaCGGACGAACAGGGCGccgaataatttattcataagCGACACACAATTTATGGGACGGCTGTTTGATTTTGTAATTAATAAACTTGTGAAAAATTATCACTTCGAAGCGGCATCGAAGCGGGAAACGAAACTCGGTTTGTTTTATGATTCGCGAAGTTAttctttcgattcgattcacGCGACAATATGTTTCGTCACCTCACCTGATGCTGGGGtcgttgagctcagcgacaagGTTCAAGTCCGCGATTTATTCGCTATCGGATAAGAGAGGTTGTCTGGGAGAAGATAAATTGTACGATTCGAAACCGGAGAAAAACCCTAAAGTCTCATCCATCATCCTTTGCAAGGTTCTTACTACTTGGTGAATATAATACGAAAGCAATTTTTCAACCCTTCACGCTCGTTTTCTGTAAAACTCTTTTGATGTTGACATGTTAGTTAGTTTATTGCACAATTAAACGAAAAGTACATACATTTCTTAAGCTTAACCTCGCTGGAGGATCAAACATTCGCGTTCCGCTATGTGTCGCAATAATTtaacaataaataattaatcacGGCGCGCACGGAGCGTACAGGAGGCCTCATTGGATAACCTTTTCACGTCGTCCCTTCACGGACACAATTCTTCACGCACGAGCTGACTTCATTCCTTTGCTTTGGGTAAGCCTCCGGTCACAGCGTGTCCGTTGCATCGTTGCATGCTGCAGGTTCGAATCATTTCTGCACGATCGGTGCAGGGCAATTCTCAGCGGATTTCATTAAAGTttccaccactaccaccaccttcGGCATGCCCTTTATAGGGCCTTCGGatgcatttgtttctttttttagcgtgtctttttttatttgtgttcaTGTTTGCCTCATGCAGCCCTAAGCCCCTTAGTAGGCATTatgcggtttgtttttctacatCCCTTTTCATGTTTCTGCTACTGTTTGCGCCAACGTACGACTTGGGTTTCCTCTTTCGTATCTTTTCCTCTTCTTAATGCTATACTATAAGGCACATAACGGGGAGGGTAAAAAGTGGTACATTTTGTGCCgcctttttgtttcgtttcgcgaTCGAAACGTCCACAGGCTCGCATTCTACCCCGACGCTGCATCGGAAGACTTAATAACTCACTTAACAGCTACGTTTTTGCGTGGCAGTTCTGCTGTTTTTTCCACTCTGAGTTCGctcccttttttatttatttttcgtctcTTGGGACTTCCCTTCGATGGAGAAGGAGAGCTTGAGAGAATGCGCATCAACAGACCACTAATAGCCTCGGCACGCTGCCCATTCCCATCACGTTCACTTTCGTTCACATCTCAGCGCAACACAACCCCTCACACCAAATGACTCACCGCCTTCCGACGGCGATCTAATCCGATCGATACTCATCGTAACTGGGGCGACGCTTGTGTCGCAACGCCATAAGAACCAACGCCAGCACGCCGATGCCCGCCACGATCGCCCCCGTCGTCCCGAGCGTAATCCACAGCACGGACGGTGAAACCGGCCAGTAATCCTCGGGAGAGTCCTGCGGGTCAGCGAGCAGCGATGCGTTGGACGGTAGCATAATTCGGAACGCGATCGAGGCCGTCTCGGTGAGCAGGGGAAGGGCCGTTTCGTTCGCTGCCTCGTGCGTTTCCTCGCCGGACGATGACGTTTCGGTGTCACGCTTGGAGCGGGCGGTGGTGGCACAGTTCTCCTGCgaatttggaagaaaacattcatcaCATATTATGCCACCAGAAATGGTTGGGCGTATGGTTCCTACCACCAGACACTCGCGCCGATCGACGCAGCCGACGATGCGCACGCGCATGATCATCTCGTCACCACTGCGCATACCCTGGAACATGGCCGCCCGGAAACCGAGCCGGTAGCCCAGCGGAGCCTCGAAAACCGGCGCCAGGGGGCTGATGGCGCGCATGAGTGGGTTGAGGCAACCGTTGGTGGTGACGAGTGAGGCCGAGTTGAGGACGGTTCCGGTCGGCGAGAGTCGCTGCATCACCACCTCCGAGAGGCGCGTATAGTTCCATCCTGCAAGTgcaccggaagaaaaagttcaaGTGTTCCAACGAAACAAATCTTTTTGGTAGAGAacgattcatttttaaatttttaagtagtgtttgtttgttgaattgaaaaaagaaaattctcgGTATTCTGTGACCTAGAAAAttatagggtttttttttcattttttctcttaGTTAACTTTCTCATCAAATCTAACTTGTCAATATGATCACTGATCAtcgatataaattaaaaatttcgagTTGAAGATATGTGTCCAGTGCCGACAAATCACTAAGATACAAATACTGTAGAAACATTAtcttaaatgaaacaaactgaAACTCAAACTGTGGCCTATAACATGACTACTTTACGTTCTGTTATAAATTAAACACATTTGTAACATATTGAGCAATTATTTGGTGTAAGAATGAATGATGCAATTCTTCTTACAATTTCAACGTACtgtttcaaacattttgaatGCTTAATACATAAGCATATCATTCGTTATTTTTGGGACTTGTAATCAAAGGATTGCATTGAAATATAGCTAAAATGAAATGAGCACAAACTTGTAGCTCAACTTTAATGATCTTTGACTAAAAAAAGAGTCGCGTCAGATTTTGACGGACGATATtgtatgggatttgacagTTGAAGTCGGTCGTCCGATTTtgtcatttaattttatcgaaTGGTCGtatacaattttatttgtcaACACTGGTCAAAATTGGATTTTGAAAACCCGGAAGAAAGACTTTAAGCTAaaaaatagttcatttaaatttcctagaatttaaaaaatgtcagAAACACTTGTGAATCTCGAAAAATATCGTGCCACAAATTACTGACAGCAgccttcatttttttgttatgttagTTCAACATTCTACGATTGTGTTATTGTTTGATAATTGTTTCCACTCCTTTTTaacttattattttaattttaatttaacggATATGCAGTTGAAGATAAATTTTAGATCCCATGCCCAAGCTATTGGAACAGTCTGGCTTTGCTGGAGGAAGCTTGTATTATTGTCAACCGATTGTCAACCAATACAGGACAGGAATCTTAGTTCATTATCTTAAGAATCCTCATTCTGTAAACTATATGATAACGACTTATTTTTTGCCAACgaactgtttttaatttccataaGAACCCATAAGTAATCATACTTGTTTCAATAAAGGTTTGAACTCGTGTTACAAAAACTTCCTACAAACCTTATGATGAAAGTCAAGTATAAGTCATGTCTGGAATCATGTGATAAAATTAATGTATATCAACTGGTTTAAGATCAATCCTTCATGTTGAACATATGTGCAGTGCTATAAAATATTAAGCAAAATTATGTCATCAATTGCCAAATACGATTAGTCGTATGCCATCTAAAACTATCatcttatttaaaacaaaacaaggagCTAATTACGTACCATCTCCGGCCGAGACCTGCGTTCTCAGCATGAGCTCCTCACCCAACATGACCGCTCCACCCGGCTGAAGAGCCCTCGAAAAGGCTCCTGCCGCTCCATTTGCCCGCCGAAATATTCCCAACTGCGATCGAAACGGTCGCTGGGAACCACCCACTGCAAACGCCGTCCCGGATCCGCTCCGAGCCTGCGGACTATCGTTCGCCACGCCGAGTCTCAGCGAATGCGTTCTGGCCACGATACGCTGCTGGATGCGGCACTGCAGCGTCAACACTGGATCGACAGCCGTCCGCATGCCAGCGATCGCCGGAAACCGGATCCTTAGGCACAATTCCC from Anopheles coustani chromosome 3, idAnoCousDA_361_x.2, whole genome shotgun sequence harbors:
- the LOC131267105 gene encoding uncharacterized protein LOC131267105, with amino-acid sequence MRYGTLCAFVIGVCSFVVADPAIGSGSVFSASITRALVPPRRDSGVTVGRYGAGGLQPEIIVNRTPQRDSGVTQGGYSYDPPAGSYLPPESVPFADEPPAPPVSSVAGNYLPPVLQEDIPAADEPVFGPDLSGEYLPPVEAPPQRDEVFVVQTTPSPGYNYNRPTTTTTSTTFAPLGDEGFEDTNDPGEGYRYDPPTNIYIPPSGVGRSLRDDPDGTRTPIRLQLNELACLRNSGGYFRAALAIQSALESVPLVDVENDGGDLSGCEVRLDQARLLVDIAWSDFGRCGVVACGQLTSGTARELCLRIRFPAIAGMRTAVDPVLTLQCRIQQRIVARTHSLRLGVANDSPQARSGSGTAFAVGGSQRPFRSQLGIFRRANGAAGAFSRALQPGGAVMLGEELMLRTQVSAGDGWNYTRLSEVVMQRLSPTGTVLNSASLVTTNGCLNPLMRAISPLAPVFEAPLGYRLGFRAAMFQGMRSGDEMIMRVRIVGCVDRRECLVENCATTARSKRDTETSSSGEETHEAANETALPLLTETASIAFRIMLPSNASLLADPQDSPEDYWPVSPSVLWITLGTTGAIVAGIGVLALVLMALRHKRRPSYDEYRSD